The following proteins are encoded in a genomic region of Populus nigra chromosome 16, ddPopNigr1.1, whole genome shotgun sequence:
- the LOC133675260 gene encoding uncharacterized protein LOC133675260: MASLSVANNNSIKKSAAVLYHYPCPDGAFAALAAHLYFKATSLPAIFFPNTVYSPIKPDQLPLHQFSHVYLLDFVGPSGFVQQLSSKVPRVVILDHHKTAMEALGGRSFEGENVSKVIDMERSGATIAFDYFKHKLLESGKNNYDEIIAEFDRVRRVFEYIEDGDLWRWRLENSKAFSSGLKDLNLEFNAQLNPSFFDQLLSLNLESVISQGIVSLSVKQKLIDDTLDQSYEIALGGGAFGRCLAVNADSVSELRSELGHQLATKSRNLKLRGIGAIVYRVPELENDEMLKISLRSVDSEDTTPISEEFGGGGHRNASSFMISSADFEQWKVGKSASF, encoded by the exons ATGGCTTCTCTAAGTGTAGCCaacaataattcaattaaaaaatcagcAGCAGTACTATACCACTATCCATGCCCAGATGGTGCTTTTGCTGCATTAGCAGCTCACCTTTACTTCAAAGCCACTTCTCTTCCCGCTATTTTCTTTCCAAACACTGTCTACAGCCCCATCAAGCCAGACCAACTTCCTCTCCATCAATTCAGTCATGTCTACCTTCTTGATTTCGTGGGGCCTTCTGGTTTTGTCCAACAACTCTCCTCCAAAGTTCCCAG GGTGGTTATATTGGATCATCACAAAACAGCAATGGAGGCGTTAGGTGGTAGAAGTTTTGAGGGAGAGAATGTGAGTAAAGTTATAGATATGGAAAGGAGTGGGGCTACTATTGCTTTTGATTATTTCAAGCATAAGCTTTTAGAGAGTGGTAAGAACAATTATGATGAGATAATCGCTGAATTTGATCGTGTTAGACGGGTATTTGAGTATATAGAAGATGGGGATCTTTGGAGATGGAGACTTGAAAATAGCAAAGCTTTTAGTAGTGGTTTGAAAGATTTGAACCTTGAATTCAATGCCCAATTGAACCCCTCCTTTTTCGACCAG TTGCTGTCATTGAATCTGGAGTCTGTCATCAGTCAAGGCATAGTGAGTTTATCAGTCAAGCAAAAGTTAATAGATGACACCCTTGATCAGTCATATGAAATTGCACTTGGAGGTGGAGCCTTTGGACGTTGCCTG GCTGTTAATGCCGATTCAGTTTCAGAGTTAAGGAGTGAATTAGGACACCAGTTAGCTACTAAGAGTCGTAATCTGAAGTTGAG GGGAATTGGAGCCATTGTATATAGAGTACCAGAGCTTGAAAATGATGAGATGCTGAAAATCAGCCTTAGGAGTGTCGATAGCGAAGACACAACACCCATCTCAGAG GAATTTGGTGGTGGTGGGCATCGAAATGCCAGTTCCTTCATGATAAGTTCTGCAGATTTTGAACAATGGAAGGTTGGCAAAAGTGCTTCATTTTAG